The Magnolia sinica isolate HGM2019 chromosome 9, MsV1, whole genome shotgun sequence sequence GTTCACATGTTAACACAGACAGCTCTCCTTTTTTTTGGTATATGGTACACATGTATTTGATTATTTCCATTTAACATTCGTCAATAATAAGACTTGGATGATTTGTTAAGTGGACAATTTGAGTTCATCTTTTAACATTTCCATACAAAACAACCAAACAATGGAATTAGTATTGGAAACTGTTAAATGTAAATTTTCACTTGTTATATAATTTGAGTTGACCTTTTGACACTTTCATAGAAAACAACCAAACAATGAAATTATTGATAGATTTTGCAATTTTCTATTTCTTGAAGATTTCATAAGGGTTTTCAACATCCATATTTTGAATTCTCTCTACCCAAACAGGTTTGGATAAACCAGTTTTCCCCAGTTGGTATTTAAAATTTTACTTCCTTTTGGAAGGCTGACTTGGGTCCCCTGGGGTCTTTTCCACAGTAGAGGTTTTCAAATCATTGTACCAACAACATGTGATCTTAGAAAAGGCTAGTTTGCCCTTTCCATTTTCCTTCATTAAAGTCCATGTGCATTGGTTGAAACTAAAAGGGAAATGCTTTACTAGAGGGATTCATCCAAACTTTCTCATTGGGTAGGATGGTAAAAGGGAAAAATATCAATGGACCTCATTTAAATGCATGGTTCTTAAATCATAGAGGGACTTTTTGACATCAAATCTTATTTCAATCATGACATGTACATTTATATTGCCGAAAAACAAGTTCATTCAAGAAATTCATGCTAAGGGAAAGAACCCTTCCTCCAAGAGTATTACATCCTATTTTTGTTTGAGGCCTTTTGTTTTAAGGTGTCTAAGATGTAgtggttttcttttttattttttattttttacagggGTTGTCGGCTGGATTGCTTAGGCAAGCTACATACACAATAGCACGACTTGGGTCATTTAGGTGAAGCTCTTACACATGAAGTACAAATATGTTAGATTGTGTATGGTGTTTTTAAGATAAatatgttttctgtacttattTATAGTTATGCTTCAAAAACTGTTGAAATAATTGATTGTGTTTCATTATAACCCATTTCTTCTTAGATGTTCCATTATGATACAATTACAATTAGTATTTATGCCACCTAGTGGTATACAATGTATCCCCCTCGTTTAGGAATTTGTATTGAACCAGTATATTCATTTAACTGAAAATGCTTGTTTTTTTTATGGATTCCtcaattgtcccattttggacagttcggtaccataccatgtacttaggttgtcatCATTTTCAGTTTACATGTAGTTGGAAATTTGGTAGTGTCTTCCTATATTTTCTCcggatatgtggttctttactaatcAGTTTTCTCTAtccatgtgtaatggattacaGGTGGCAACTAgttagtattgaattttacatatatctggaGAATATGGGGAGGTGTTGCCGAAATTTAGACTCGCATGTAAACTGTATGAGGATAGTACATGGTATGTTACCAAATGGGATAGAGACAATTAGCACCTGTAAATAGAGACAATTAGCTCGTATAGGTAGAAGCGAGTATGATAAGCAATTTATTGATATTCACAAAAAGATAGGGAGAGTGCAAACTTCTTTTCTAACTTGAGAAGATAAcagaaatatatatttttttactcaatGCCCTTATGACTAGTATTTATTCTATGATTGTATTTCCTTTAGCTACAAAAAGAAACCATCCCTACCATTTCTCTTCTTTACCAGGTTGGTTGATCTCGCCAATTTCTAACCTGTGTGTCAAAGGTTCGAGTCTTGGTGCtaacttctttaaaaaaaagaaatcatccctaattcttttctttttagtgtAGTGGTCAACTTATTTCAAATATTAATGATGCATTTTGACAACGTAATGGATTCTGTGGTGCATTAAATGCTTCCATAGAATGTTAAATGCCATTTTAATCAAATCAACCATATATCTGTGATGTTTTGATATAGCTTGAATTGAAAGATGGTGCTTGTTTTGTTTCAAGAATATAATCTTATTTGTTAGACGTTCACTTCTCTTGCTGTAGATAAGAACTTGCTTCATCAGGTATAATTTGTATTaattcaacttgtaactcctcagaacccgctctgctgTAAGATATTACAGTgtatgacggttcccagtaggttaagttgtaagttgttacataaagttggttggatatcttttatttttataaatgttgtcaatagttagttggatgatgaattaggtGTATAAATGTGTACTTACCTACtgtcttgcttaatttatatttatatttcttcatttatattcttttgtattaattcaacttgtaactcctcagaacccgctctgccgtaagatattacggtgcatgacggttcccagtaggttaagttgcaagttgttACATAAAGTTGGttaaatatcttttatttttataaatgttgtcaatagttagttggatgatgaattaggtGTATAAATGTGTGCCTACCTACAGGTGATATCCAATGGACTCTAGGGAGTGGAGTACTCTACATTACCCGGACCCACAATTTATAGATGGTATGATGAGCTTTGTGAAGTTCGTAAAAGAACatcttcctggtagagaaacaATTCATTGTCCATGTACCAGATGCAGATGTTTACGTTTACCCTGCACAATCGATGATGTGGTGATAGATCTGATtaaatatggatttaatccaaCATATAGGGTGTGGAACATGCACAGTGAGCCTGAATCACCCAAGTGTACCGAACGCACTTCTCACCAGTATCATAGTGTGGCAGACATAAATAACATTGTCAATGCAGTTGTTGAAGACCTCGGTTGTAATAACCTTGACCAAGTTATTCAAGATGAACCCAATGTAGCCCTCGAAGCTGAAGACATTGTTGGAGATGCTTCAaccaatgagtttgaagcaaatgtaCGAGATGCGATGACTGAGCTCTATCCTGGTTGTCACAATTTCACTGTGCTAACTTTCAttgtacaactttttaaattaaaggtgaaccatggatggagtgaacaAAACTTTACGGCTCTTCTTCAACTACTCCAGAATGTCTTGCCATCCGGTAATAagaccccaactaatacctaccaagcgaagaagatcattacaaagttgggtcttgattaccaGAAGATTCATgcatgtccaaatgactgcatgttATACTAGAGAGAGTATGAGACGAAGATGAGTTGTCCAAACTGTGgtacttctaggtacaagacagATCTTGATTCGAAGTTGAAACGAGCTCAAGTACCTGTGAAGGTGTTCAAGtatttccattaacaccaaggctacaaagaatgtacaTTGTGCCATGGGTGGCAAAGGAAGTGACCTAGCACTCAATCGGAAAAATGCAAAGTGAAAAGATAGGGCATCCGGTGGACTCTAGCACATGGAAGTTTCTTGACAACAAGTATAAGGATTTTTCAACAGagtctcgcaatgttcgattgggtctagctacagatgggtttaaccccttTGGCACTTTTAGCACGTCCTACAATTCCTGGTCTGTTATGTGTATAACGTATAACCTTCCACCAAAGTTATGTATGAAACCGCAGTTTATTATActcactttgctcattgagggactaCGAGAGCTCGagaaggatattgatgtttatttggagCCATTGATTGCTGAGTTACAAGACTTGTGGCGGAAAGGGATCACGCCATTTGACGCATATCATAGAAACATGTTCAACATGCGTGTCATCCCTGGTgtggacaattcatgactttcctgcatatggtaatgtttctggttgtaggactaagggtaagtatggttgtcctgcatGTGGTCCCCACACAGATTCCTTACGATTACACCATGGAAAGAAACACGTTTATATGGGTCACAGACGGTGGTTGCCTCTAAACGAGAAGGCCAGAAAAGATACAAGTGCAGGAACCTTCAATAAGAAGGGGGAGTTGCGACCACAACCGATTCGTCTGACTGGGATTGAGGTGGAAAGCATCGTTTCGAAACTAAATGTGCAGTGGGGCAAGATCGGAAAGAGGAAACAAAGTGGTACAGGAGGACGGGAACAAAATGATGATGCAGAATCAACATGCTTCTTGAAGCGATCCATATTATACGATCTGGAGTACTGGAAGGATATTCCCGTACGCCATAACCTTGATGTTATGCACATTGAGAAGAATGTatgtgaaatccttattgcaCTAATGTTGAACACAAcgggcaaaaccaaggatgacgCTAACGCACGCAGAGACTTGAAGCGGCTAGGAATTAAGAAGCGTTTATGGTTAGAAAATACTGATGGCAAAGTGATTCAAAAATGAGGTCCTTTCTTCcttcgaaaagaaaaaaaaacatttcatcCAGACTTTACGTGAACTTCGTGTTCCGGTTGGTTTTAGTGGGAATTGGAAGAACATCATAAAGGAAGATAGTgttgatttaaagggaatgaagtctcatgatTACCACGtattgatgcaacatctgcttcCAATTTTGATCCAACATGCATTCAAGGATAATAAGCCTATGCGCACTATAATTAGAAGCTTCAGTACATTTTTCAATGCCCTATGCTCGCGAATCATAGATATTGAAATGTTAATGGCTCTCGAGAAGGGCATGGCTAGGACTTTATGTGAGCTCAAGATTACATGTCCTCCTTCAATTTTTGTTGTGATGATGCATCTGCCTATCCACTTGGCTTACGAGGGTCGCGTATGTGGTCCTgtctactatcgatggatgtatccattcgaaaggtataaTATGATTTTAATATGAATAAACCGATCCAACATCTGCAATTACATTTTCTAATGTGTTATTAACTCTTTTATGTTCATGAAAACGTTTAAGGCGTACGTCCGCAATATGACACGACCTGAAGGTTGTATAGCAGAACGATACATTCAAGAGGAGACACTTATATACTGCAACCAGTATATAGGGAAAAATAACACGAGCCTCTTGGAGAAATTGGAAAAGCGGCTAGAcggatcaatttcattcatgccgAAGTTACAAGATATTGTTGACGACTTCGATGTTGACGTGGTTGGCCCAGTTGGCCCTGGTCAAAGTGTCGTTTTAGAAGGTATTGAGTACGAACAGGCTCGCacctgggtactgaagagtcatcctaaCTATGAGACATGGCAAGGGTACAAATTGGACTTAGCTTGTATGtatgtcttttttttctttttctttttttttttaaatttcaaatttgattCAACAACATTGTAACaacatttatgaaaaaaattGTCAATTTTGTAACAACCTTCTTAACTTGTAGGAGATGTAAATTTCTTAAAGCAACGCAATATAGTTGTTGGGACTAGGACTAAGGTGGCGAGTGATGATGAGttcataccttggttgaagaAACAGCTAGACTTGAGTGAATCAAGTAATGAAGTCTTCAGAGATATAGTTAGGGGACCAAAGGCTTTTGCGATGCagtacaataaatattgtattaatggtttcctcttcgTCACCAAGGAATACGAAGAGAATAAAATGAACCAGAATAGCGGTGTTAGCACAGAAAGTATGACCACCTTCCGATCTAGTGCTAAGGATAAGAATCCAGTGGATGAATCTGTACCTTATTACGGAGTCCTCCGCAAAATCATCCAACTGGAGTACCGAGAAGGGTACAAGCCAGTTCTACTAAAGTGCGATTGGGTGAAGGTGACGCACCAAGGTGTTTCTTTAGATGCGGTAGGGAATTTGAGATTGGTGAATTTGTCTAATCTTCTCAGTTCAGACCAAGTGGGTGATGAGCCATTTATTCTTGCGGAGCATGCCGTGCAAGTTTTTTATtctagagatccaaaaaatcctaattggcatgtggtcttggaggttccaagAAAGATTTTCGTTGAAGATGAGACAAGCATTTTATCAGAAACACGGGTTGTAATTGAGGCTGAagtagg is a genomic window containing:
- the LOC131255060 gene encoding uncharacterized protein LOC131255060 encodes the protein MGHRRWLPLNEKARKDTSAGTFNKKGELRPQPIRLTGIEVESIVSKLNVQWGKIGKRKQSGTGGREQNDDAESTCFLKRSILYDLEYWKDIPVRHNLDVMHIEKNVCEILIALMLNTTGKTKDDANARRDLKRLGIKKRLWLENTDGKAYVRNMTRPEGCIAERYIQEETLIYCNQYIGKNNTSLLEKLEKRLDGSISFMPKLQDIVDDFDVDVVGPVGPGQSVVLEGDVNFLKQRNIVVGTRTKVASDDEFIPWLKKQLDLSESSNEVFRDIVRGPKAFAMQYNKYCINGFLFVTKEYEENKMNQNSGVSTESMTTFRSSAKDKNPVDESVPYYGVLRKIIQLEYREGYKPVLLKCDWVKVTHQGVSLDAVGNLRLVNLSNLLSSDQVGDEPFILAEHAVQVFYSRDPKNPNWHVVLEVPRKIFVEDETSILSETRVVIEAEKMKRKRAGKKS